attatttttcggcgaaatggctttcggcgaaatgtcccgATACCGTTTCTGATCACTGTGatcaaatataaatgatatactGCAAATCAGTACTATGGTATCttgatttaaattaacttttcTCCCTCTATTTTAAGGTAATTTAAACACATACAGTATgtatattcaattttaaaaaagagaaggAGTGCTTTAAACATACTGTATGTGTTTAAATTACctttgaaatttcaaaaatagagggagaaaagttaatttaaatcaaGATACCATAGTACTGATTTGCagtatatcatttatatttccTAACAGGGATCACAGTGATCAGAAACATGCCCTCTctcaaaaataagttttttcagAGAAAGAGCCAATCATAGGCTCAGAAGTAAAATcaactaaatattattaccaaTCTTTTATCAGATCTAGACATGTGGTGAGTAAAAAGTATCGCACACGTCTGGCGGAGTCCTCCTTTATATTTGTTTACAGTTCCTTTTTCCTTATAGAACTTCACGAGTTCTTCACGTTCCTTTGAAttattgttgaaaaaaaaaaccatttttaaaaagaaaaaagggtAAAAcgtccctgtaaaaaaagtcaatccgttttatttattccatcttttttccgtaaaaggctcatatttccggaattaataaccttatatcacggaatttatcgaattatttgcattttctgtgaatggatccgtgaaaggctcattttcacggagtttttacagaaataacggataaaattttttatagggcgttattaatttatttattttatttctaaaagagTAGTGAATCTAAGACTATTACAAGGGGTAAAACGTTACAATTAATGCCAAgactttttattatgataatttatgtCACATGacttaataatgaatttctgTATATATAggccaaaattttattataagttgAGAGTTAGAGTCGTatggtaaaatattaatttacttataaaaaagtaatatttattaattatgatgttcgtacaaaatttaggattattgataattttattatctgttatcaATATTTCCTATTCATATCCCCAACATAGAGTAGCGTTTAATACTCGAGGATATATTGAggctataaataaaatatgcatTCATTGGTACGATTATCATCAAAATGAGATATCGGATGAATGCGACATACCAGTTGGAGGCCCTTCATCAAAGACATCTCCAGCAAATTGGTCAATAGGATATAAACTCTCTGTACATACAGAGGGTGGTACACTTCATAATGGACCATTTTTTTGGTGGGATGGCTGGGTAAATGGGATATATTGTAACGATATACATATGCATTTAAAAGCTGGTGGTCTTGCTATTAAAGAATCTTTTAATTTGACTATAGTTTATGATAAATGTTTCTGGGAATAATAAATCAGATGATTGATTACTATTGGAAGAATTCACAGAAGTAATTGTGTTTGTTCTAGTAATATATCCTGTAGTTTAGATAACAGAAggtatttttcttattaagtagaaaaacaaatagtttaattttctgtataaaaatatttgaaatcaaatcaattatctatatctattatataaattacctGACTTGTTATTTGTGTTTTGTGAACAggttatgatttataattttgttatatgatttaatcaataaaaaagaatacaatataatttgtattcCGACTTTATTAATCTATTCCAAGAAATTTCTCCAAACTTGTATCAACATTTTCTCAATTAGTGATATTATAACATCTACTTTACAAgtgacataaaaaaaaaagataaatgaaataataaagtaatgataaaaaaataaaaaataaaaaataaaaatggctAAGGCGGCCATCTAGGGCTTAGTtttccagaaaaaaaaaatttaaaataatttactttcatcAAAAGTATAGTACTAGTATAGTCCGTTACATTACTAATGGAATTTTGGGTGTTACGAAAAATTGCCAAAGATCATAAGATTCCcaggcaaatttgcctgcaattttataatacataaCACAAAATCATAATTCCCTGCATGctcgtaaataaatatttcaatgacttttacataaaaatttaagtaaagAGTTTCATAaaccaatttaaaaatttcgcATGCAAATTTGCCTGCGAGATATTTgcgataataatttattgctaatttttgcttatcacataaaatttaaattttcaaaattggaTGCATTATAGATGAAGGGTTGTGCAATGATATGCCAATTTTGCCATATTTTAATATGcttaatatatagtaatttaaattcaaaaagttCGCAAGCAAATTTTGCCTGCGTTACAGATGAGGGGATAATTCAAAGAAATTGTATGttgataagttaaatttattatttttaatccaaCTTTATCAATTAACCGCGTTCTGAGAATCTTCACTGCAAATGTTtagtacaaaaaaataataaaccagtgtgataaataaatttatttaaatatattaaagattttatatatatataaaaaaaaggttaatttaaaataattactcgAGTTTCTTAATACAGATACCGTAAGGACGTAAATTATTCCCATCGGGTGAAATCCAATATTCACCGATTCCAGTTTCTATATTTGGAATTCTAATCAAATTCTCTGGGTTAACTCTATTTTGGAACACAACCAGATATCTCTATCGATAACGTACAATGGGTACTACAAAAAACTTTGTTTATGTTTgttcatattaatattaaaattcttttcgtTAACATTGATTTGTAGCACGTAACGCATGAGGTCATGTTATGTCttgaaaaaatgattttcataTGAAACTAGTATGGAGTGATAGGACATGATTGGATGTtgtaaaaactttaaatttttatcaaaattcatactttatatattttattataaatttcatatacaCATTATTAACGTATGGTTTAtctgataattaataatttcactatttttaattcatttgcaCATCTTATTTTCTTTCGTGTTACCATTAAACAAtctttactaataataacACTTTAAATTCCATTTCCttgaataaaaatagaaaggaaaaaagaaaaaagaaggaatAATATCTTGATTTAGGATACGCTCCTTCATTATTCAGAGGTTAATTTTTGGACGTGCATTAGCATCATTATCACTTTTATCATtcttagtatttatttatatttatgtatagtTTCTTTGTTcttctcttttctttcttttattattaatgacgTCACCAAGTATTGGATAAAGTACGATGCTAGAAAGGAGGGATCACATTTAACTACTGAATTCATATAAAGGAAATAGTGATAAAATAATAGCAGATAGTATAAAGTTGgatatgaatatttaaataatttttatcgaattattaaatacagtTTATCagtattatcaaaataaaccTGGTTAGTATACAGATAAAATAATCCGTCACcgttaagaaaatttatatttggaGTAATCCGAATAGTATGGGAATTTATTgccattttcaaaatggttGATCTGACAATTTTTCTCACAtacgaaacttttttttttttaataaatcataatttttttttgtgtgtactaagtaatataaatatgttatataactaaattattaccaaaaaagttataagatttcatatgtaattttaacgctattatgataaagttttgatttactataaaatttttagtgatCATAAGCTGCGTAACGCCGAACGATTATTAGTGACTCGTTACACACTTACACTCATTATACGCAATATTCTAAATATTAGGCTATCACATTGTTGTCACGAAATATGTGACAAATAAGCAGTGACAATTAGAAACTCACGCCTGGAATACAGTACAGTACTTTGAAAATGGAAGTGACGTGAAGATGTGATAGTGAGATTTTATAGTGATTTAACACATATTATCTCagtgattaaaatttaaaattctttagatTTAGGTTATATCACACTATTTCTTTTCCTCTTTCTTATAgggaaattaaataataaacgtTACTGCTGTaggtttctaaaaaaaaaaaaatattatatttattggatGACCAATAACTGAACAtcacattttcttttaaacctAAATATAGAAGGTAACAAGTAtttcgaaaaagaaaaataaagatttcttttttgttttgtttttttaatagtaatatagtaattaggaaaattctataataaattattttaagtaaaccataaaaatattttcagaaaatgcaataataattgtaatgatTATCTATTATCTTGTTATGACAATATGACATGCATAGGCGGTGAAAAATATGTGGGGGATAAAGCACAAATCCTATGAGTTTCACATGAAGGTAGCACAGTCCGAAATGAGTTATTTTTTTCGGATTTAGATTTAAATGTCAAacaatattattctttattcttatTCATTTTATAACTCTCGTTAAATGTCAGttaattgtcaattttttttttattcaaaatgaaAGGAAAGCAAGTATAATGacgtaaaaattattttgcatacGATGcaattatactttaaaataaaaccaaaaatggaaaaataatgaaagaaatttccccacaaaaaaatgtttattcatACAATTTCCCCACacaaaaaatgtcaaaatttttttttattgcttttaaTTGTACTGATtgcttattatatttaattaattaatctaactttaaaaaaaaaacggcaAAATATGTTTGTGTAACatctaatgaattttttatctaattacTTTGTAAATTGGCAAATCTTatgaattaaagaaatgaattTCATTATagtactataattatattgatatattgTTCTTTCGAAACCCTATGACAATCAATATAAGATTATCAACTTTGCTTCTTTGGCGCTGAGACGTAATTTAGATGATGTAacagattattaattattgcgTGTAACATacataaattttgaatttcgcTGTTAATGcttcttatttatttgttattattatttatgtcaACGCTTGCATAATTTGGGAAATCGACGATTTactaaatatttgatatttattataaatgatacGATAACAGATAATCAATCAatcaaattttccaatttagtttaaatatttttccaaaatgTAAAATAGTATCAAGATAATCAATTGTCAAGTGTTCGGCGGAATATCAACTCCATTCCAAACAATTTATAGATACAGGATTGACATTATTGGATAATTaaacattcttttaattattaattttttttttaaaaaaaatattctattaatGGTTTTGAATACAATATTACAAACGGATGGCTGTTAAACTGCATATAATACAATCATTGTCTCaataaattttctctttaCACAAAGACTAAAccaaaaattgatatttttttttcttttttttctaagttTTGTAGACGgaatgttgaaaaaaaaatccggttAACATTCTTCTTAATAACAATAATCGTGGTTTGAATATGGTTTCTAATTAGGAAATTTCATTCCTGAATtaacgaaaatttttattaatagaaccGAACTTATCGATAATTGTACTACAACAATTCCTGTTTACACTCGggattaaatgaatatttatttaatttctttcatacagtataatagtaaaattctGTTTGTAACACATAAGGTCATGTTATGTCttgaataaatgattttcATATGAAACACAGGAGTGACAGGACAGGTCGTTAATATGATTGGATgctttaaaaactttaaatctTTATCGCAGGatgacaaaaaattaatatttaatatttataaaatttccgGTTTTACTTTTTCACATTAGTGTACactataatttgatataattaataatttcactattttaattcatttgttATACTTATTTTTCCTTTCGCGTTCAGTTACCGTTGAACAATGTTTAGTGTTTACTAATAATAACactttaattttcataaaaaaagaaaataaaaaagaaataataaatatgttcgGTTTATgggtaattttttctttttagtaatTTCAGAAGTATAGAAACGTTCTATGAcatatagtataaaattttcccCACAATCATCGATTTCTGTTTCGTTTATCATGATGAATGGCGgaagtttttatttgtttatccgAAATCGGAAATCGGAGAGAACAAGAGTTTCATTAATTATCTATCTTGGGGAAAGCGTTCACgtgatttcttttattaataaaagtacaaTAATTGTTATTTCTCCTTGTTTTATTGTCCTTACttcttattttgatttatttattttctttgtctCATTACTTTAaaagttctctttcttttcttttcctatttttgaaatattttaatattaatctatTTTTGATAACGTagattgataattataacAGTAGGGTTCATAAAAAcaatttggtattattttgataccttatttttttttataaatctcttttattttgtTCCATATTTGAtttagttgaaaaaaaaaataatatatacaattattaaaatgattacaAATACAGTTTCTATATGATAAATTTCGTTGTTCAATAACATGTGAAATGATGATATTCCAATTCATATGACTTATGGCGTACATAAGCACAAGTGGGAtctattatttatgtaataaattggTGTTACTACGCAAAGTACGCGTTGttttaaacattaataaaatcatatttatttttgtattaaagcACAATAAGTCGAATTTTCGAATTTGGCGCAAAAAGATGCATATCAGACGTAATAACTTTACAATgctgtcaaaaaaaatattttttccctCAATGtcattcaagaaaaaaaattcccccacaaaataaatttttccccacaaaatgtcaaaaaaaaaaacttttttcataacttccttatttgtttatttggttatatttaattaatttttaaccgGAAAAACCGGAAAAATCTGAACTTTAccaaatatattgaatataaagtattatacGTAACTTCATATTCTTCTCTGGCGGGATATTCCTTTTATAGTTATCACCGCtttgtgaatatatttttttttatcattctttctttttatttctgttTGTATTAATTGCACCATGAATATGCATTGCATTTTAactattacatataaaaaaaatgtatataaatagCTGACCCGAACAACAttccttttttcttaatttcacaaaaaaaaataaataaatgaatattaatttacaaatttatattaacacTATCACACTATGAGTCAAAATGACGATTTTCAACCTTCTCCTTCTGAATCTTATGATTCACAGCAAGATAATATCCCTCTTGTTCAAACTGATGATTTTATACCACAAGAGAACGCTAATCCACAACAGCAGGACACAAGTCAATATGATCCGATGCCAATGGGGCCTCAACAAACATCACCAACTAACATTTTAACGACCGACTTTTTTGTAAACTCTCAAATTCAAACCCatcctaaaaaatttttttatcaccCATGTGATGATTTTCTCCATTATCACATTGAATGTGAAAACATCGATAACGACcttattttaagattattaaatcatCCATTTTATATCACACAATTAAACGAAATCGAAAATCGATATGTTTTCTTTTATAAGCAACTTTACAATAATCAATTTTACCAGATAACTTGTGAAATTGTTCCTCCatctttgattaataattgCTTGAACGgacattattatgatattcaaATTGAACGGAGTGTGAGACAAGAACAGTTAACTTTTGCTccttatcaaaaagaaaacctCAGATATCATTTAGAGTTATACTTGCGTAACAAGatacttcattaaaaatatttaactattgtaaaattatttaaaataattattattaaatacaaaatatttaagatttattaaacaaatcaaatgaatatacaaaaaaaaaaatatatttgtaatctTAAACTGTATAAgatattttatagtttaacTAATTATATGTTGTATAATATGCTTGTATGTATAGTACTGtatatgttatatttattattaaattttgtaaattattaaattattaaacgaaaagtattaaattaaagattaaatataattggcTTATAAATCTGTAGCGGAGTATTTTACATTTCAAAATGAAATAGATGAAAACTTATTGATCATTCTAATATCTTCTTTGTTCTTCGCTtctcttctcttttttttttctttttattcttaataacGTCAACAAGTATTGGATAAAATAATGTACAGTACAATACTAGAAAGGTGCGATCccatttaactaaattcatttaaaaaaaatagtgataAAACAACGGTATAAAGTtggatatgaaaatttaaataatttttatcgaaTTGTAAATACAGTTTATCAGCtttatcaaataaaacaattgaaatatttaatgatttatctGGTTAGTATACAAATAATCCATCACcgttaagaatttttatatttgataaccaccaaaaattttttggcaatCCGGAAAGCATCCTCCGTTTTCAAAATGGCTGATCTGACAAAAATTTCTAAGATATTCAGTAACGGTACGATTTTACGGTACGGTTGATCACAATTCCAAAAATTCCGTACCGTACCGTATTTgccatatataatatactgtatatatatatatattataaagccAGTAcagttgataaaattttttaaataaatatattaaatggaCATTGATGTCCAAATAACGGCGTATTGATTATTTGGACACGCAATATCCATTTACATGTGTTATTTGGACACCAttaattatagtatttatttatttatttatttatttgggcATTAACATCCGTTTAATATAATGGTTATTTGGGCAATTGAATGTCATATTGTAGTATATGTAGGATATGTACGGTACGgtacagaatttttaaatttaatcaacCGTACCGTACAAATTTGCAAATTTGTACTACTGTAGTACCGAATAACCTCCACCTATTTCAAAGCCACGCCGATCACAATTTTTTCTcacgaaacttttttttttaataaaacatccTTAATCTTTTGTGTgttctaataaataaactctTTACTGTATACTCTGAACTTGaagtttttttactaaaagCAACTCAGTATATTACTGCTTAACTTTTAGACCACACTTTAGACACAGAACACACTTTAATCACGCTTTCTTTGAATAGTGCTATAATGACACTGTAAGTACTAATGAAAAACGTTTATTGCCATATTtagagaaaaataattaatattttaaagttatatatcatgtatttatttgtaaattattgtttttaggCGCTTAATATAccaataatcatattttaaagtattttttaatatagacGATAAAAACAAGTCAagatagtattattattagttttatagGTTTTGTATatggattatttatttgttggTACTTTGTTagcatataatatttatatatttttgtatagaaacattttttaactaacttaaacatttattaaatattgcgTAGGATTGACAAACAATTATTACCAACGCGTTTCTTTCTTCtgtattttctttaaaatatttcattaacttGTTAACAGGAAAAAACACGGTAAGAACTAACTCTTTGATTGAGTAAAGCGTTGTATTCAAGTGATGGAGATCTGTGTGATCTAAAAACagataagtaaaaaaaaaaattacttaactTTCATACGTTATCTATCTACTTTGTACCAAAATTAAACAGAAATTACGCCTAAAATGAGATTTGCCGgattattttcttattcaaATACCAACACATATTGTGTCGATCTCGGTGGAAACATCATTCTAAGAATAAGCTCTCTTGGTTTTCCACATGGAAGAATATACTTTACGGACAACGAAAATCCACCAAATGACATACAGATCCCAACCGGGATTACCATAACAAATGTAACCAGAAATAGACCGGTAGCGCCAGTATTTCTCCGACCGTTTGGTGACTTTATCATCAGTTATCCTTTAAGTTATGAAATCACCTTTAACAACAAAGTAGTTGTTGGCTTGGTAGACCAAGAGCAAAGCGTAGTAGAAATTGCCAACCATCTACACTATTTTGTTGAATAGTtgttatattttgtatttccaagaggaaattttataaagaatttggtATTTGATGATCTTtcaacataaaatataaaggaGGCCTCCAtctattataacaaataaagtGCTAAATGGAAAAGAAGTGacataaatattatgttttttgATACaacttaaaaaagttttaataataaagtatttgtatattctaatttaaaagatatacCATCTAATGTCATACTTCAAAGATTATAATACCATTTGCAAAATTTGACATATAATATCTTATTATATCAGATTAgcttttataaattaatattaaattttaaatagaattaGAATGATATTCTGTGAATTGTCATCCAcaatgtaaaatattgatactatttaatgttaatatcataagaatttttataataaatgttaatatataattggcaataagaaaaaattacaacattattagttattacTAACTGGTTTATCACccattattacaaaaaataataaactaggtatttttaatttgtcattttttgtaatattttgtaataataggTCATATTGACAATTAATTTTGCATCAATATATCAGATCAAGTcatgtatttttattgtatttaagaTGTCCAATTTTCTATCAACTtgctttttataaattacaaattctaCAACCTATAAATTCtataatctatatataatactttatatctataatattttatatttttatatttttatatttttgtatttttgtattttttttttgaattataatactttatgtctataatattttatatttttatatttttgaattaacaAACTAATTACAAGTACAactgaaaattatattgatttgaagcatttgtttcttatttaaatgaaTCAAGAAATTTGTCTAACCATggatttttgaaacttaactgaaatattattattgcttCATCATTAACTCAATTAACTAATTTTCCATTAACATCAGCCAAATGGCTAATCACTTTTTGGATAAGGCAAAAGAATTATTGGATTCAAATACATTTGctgaattaaagaaaaaggtatgttttatttttattttgcaaaggTGGGTAACTCCTTAATACTCATCGTGGTCACTTTTTGAGAATTACTGGTCTCGTTCGCTTGGTAACCACTCCAGGCTCTCATTCCAGGCGCCCTACTTTGTTGTTAGTAAAGTCTGCTAGTTCTGGAGGAGGAGCTGGCTATGTACCTTCTTTactactaaataaaaaatttagcataCACTAacaattttctttcttataataggtaattacagaatatttacaacataaaaaagatttgcaaatattttgaCAGGAGGCTATTAaagaatgtgaaaaaaatcagaaaattattattaaggaaTGCGAAATAGAAAATACTTTTACTACTGATACATCTCTTCCAATAAagccaattaaattttctgaaactttaaaatcaaaagaaaatactttTACTTTTGTTACATTATGACAAGTTAAAATCTTTCTGAAACTTCACAACTAGATTTATTTAAGAGaatatagtatttatatattaataacttttgtTATGATGTATTTCATGAACTTGAAAATAAATCTTATGccaatttattttgtaagatACTACTGATAGATCCTGGAAAAAACAgtcaaatttaaaacaaaataagaataatttaatatataggcAGATTATCAATGATGCACTTCTTGTTGCTTTAGCATATGAAAATCtagaaaaatttagttatagATTTTTGTCTTCTATGATTCAGCTTCTGATGATTACAAAAGTTATATATTACCATTTGTGTAGGTAATATTATACCATTTATTGAAACTTTAAAGACATTTCTATTTTAGCtcagaaatatttaatgaatgtgtcaaaatagttaaatcaaatcctaataaattaaaaagatttattatctTAGTAATTGGTTTTTGTTGTATTTTATGAAAACCTGTTGACGAAGTAATATctaattatacataaatataatttaaagcATTATTTTAGTTTGCAATTTAACtagtaaatttaaagtaattcaaataataaatttatgtaaaattacatCTTATTTCAttgcattttaaaaatatagttaggcgatataaagttaaaaaattggttctcATATCAAAATTTGCTTTAATTTAACCTGGCCGCAtggctttttatttttttttttgaataaaatttttttttcatccgaTCATGTAATACAGAAGATTtcatatgtatatttatattaatataattaattcaataaaaagtcATAGACagattttatatatcaagTTAATTACAAGTTTATTTCTCATGTTCAAttgtagttttttttaaattttttttttattgttcgtTAAATGTTAGGCATTTACATAGCAGATAGTATCAgatacaaatttaatttatcatgtgatatatTTTAGAgcaatttaattggttaacgaaaaaaaataaaaatttaagattccCGCTCTTGTGGACTGGCTGGGATATgagaaccaattttttaactttatgtcgccttattttattttctttatttcttaaacTGGATGAGCTTACTATCAGTATATtgtttgtattaataatactttcaGAATAAagatatagtaaataaataagtatctggtattatacaataataatattttagttgtataataattggattagtcataaattatttttttttgaaaatatttttagaatgtactcataattatattttgttaaataataaaataatataaagagtaagttatttataaaagaaaatgaaaaagtgATGTTAATGACGTTTCtacaacaaaaaattatatgcttTTCTACCCTGTCATTTTGCTAATTCTAATAAGTCCaaaagttatttatagatattaaataaataatgtaaccTTTAAAAGGAAGTATTGCtaaaaaatacttttctcTAAAgtatatgtaattaaaatatataatatataactaaaataatttccaacattatgtttttattttggaaACAGTAATTCAA
Above is a window of Rhizophagus irregularis chromosome 15, complete sequence DNA encoding:
- a CDS encoding uncharacterized protein (SECRETED:cutsite_SYS-YP; SECRETED:prob_0.8774); SECRETED:SignalP(1-22) — its product is MMFVQNLGLLIILLSVINISYSYPQHRVAFNTRGYIEAINKICIHWYDYHQNEISDECDIPVGGPSSKTSPANWSIGYKLSVHTEGGTLHNGPFFWWDGWVNGIYCNDIHMHLKAGGLAIKESFNLTIVYDKCFWE